From Coccinella septempunctata chromosome 4, icCocSept1.1, whole genome shotgun sequence, a single genomic window includes:
- the LOC123310802 gene encoding isovaleryl-CoA dehydrogenase, mitochondrial isoform X2, with product MSLKFSNLFRKACRIKKTGLREVSQYYPIDEHISGLTTEQIQLRESIFNFAQKELATKANEIDKNNKFEELRSFWRKLGELGTLGITVDPEYGGTGGSYTDHVVIMEELSRACPAIGLSYGAHSNLCVNQIHRNGTQKQKEKYLPKLCTGEHIGALAMSEPGAGSDVVSMKTRAEKSGDYYVLNGNKFWITNGPDADVLVVYAKTNPNATKTQHGISAFIVEKGMPGFTTGPKLDKLGHRGSNTCELIFENCKVPRQNLLGIENKGVYVLMSGLDLERLVLAGGPVGIMQACCDIAFSYAHIRKQFDTRIGEFQLIQGKMADMYTTLSACRTYLYNVAKACDNRKVSRKDCAGVILYTAEKATQMALDAIQILGGNGYINDYPTGRLLRDAKLFEIGAGTSEIRRMIIGRCLNSEYS from the exons ATGTCTTTGAAGTTTTCCAATCTCTTTCGCAAAGCGTGTAGGATAAAGAAAACTGGGTTGAGAGAAGTTTCCCAGTATTATCCTATAGATGAACATATTTCTGGTCTCACAACCGAACAGATACAA TTGAGGGAGAGTATTTTTAATTTCGCTCAGAAAGAATTGGCTACAAAGGCTAATGAAATTGACAAAAACAACAAATTTGAGGAGTTGAGGTCGTTTTGGAGAAAACTAGGAGAGCTTGGTACATTAG GTATAACCGTAGATCCGGAATATGGAGGAACAGGCGGCAGCTATACTGACCATGTGGTAATTATGGAGGAGTTATCCAGAGCTTGTCCAGCTATTGGCTTGAGTTATGGAGCACATTCTAACTTATGCGTAAATCAAATCCATAGGAACggaactcaaaaacaaaaagaaaaatatttaccGAAG CTTTGTACGGGAGAGCATATAGGTGCTTTGGCGATGTCAGAACCTGGAGCAGGATCAGATGTTGTCTCGATGAAAACAAGGGCAGAAAAATCTGGAGACTATTACGTTTTGAATGGAAATAAGTTCTGGATAACCAATGGACCCGACGCTGATGTTTTAGTG GTATATGCGAAAACCAACCCAAACGCCACAAAAACCCAGCATGGAATATCCGCCTTCATTGTGGAAAAAGGAATGCCTGGCTTCACCACTGGACCGAAATTAGATAAATTGGGCCACAGGGGATCCAATACCTGCGAACTCATTTTTGAAAACTGCAAAGTCCCTCGTCAGAACCTTCTTGGTATAGAAAATAAGGGAGTTTACGTTCTTATGAGCGGGCTGGATTTGGAGAGATTGGTGTTGGCAGGAGGACCTGTCGGCATTATGCAAGCATGCTGTGATATCGCATTCTCTTATGCGCATATCAGGAAACAGTTCGATACGAGGATTGGGGAGTTTCAACTGA TTCAGGGTAAAATGGCAGATATGTACACTACATTAAGTGCCTGTAGGACTTACTTATACAACGTAGCCAAAGCATGTGATAATCGAAAAGTTAGCAGGAAAGACTGTGCTGGTGTTATTTTATACACGGCGGAAAAAGCAACCCAAATGGCACTAGATGCCATTCAAATATTAG GTGGTAATGGATATATCAATGACTACCCAACAGGACGTTTATTGAGAGATGCTAAATTATTCGAGATAGGTGCTGGAACTTCTGAAATAAGAAGAATGATAATTGGCCGATGTTTGAATTCTGAGTATTCCTAA
- the LOC123310802 gene encoding isovaleryl-CoA dehydrogenase, mitochondrial isoform X1, whose product MSLKFSNLFRKACRIKKTGLREVSQYYPIDEHISGLTTEQIQLRESIFNFAQKELATKANEIDKNNKFEELRSFWRKLGELGTLGITVDPEYGGTGGSYTDHVVIMEELSRACPAIGLSYGAHSNLCVNQIHRNGTQKQKEKYLPKLCTGEHIGALAMSEPGAGSDVVSMKTRAEKSGDYYVLNGNKFWITNGPDADVLVVYAKTNPNATKTQHGISAFIVEKGMPGFTTGPKLDKLGHRGSNTCELIFENCKVPRQNLLGIENKGVYVLMSGLDLERLVLAGGPVGIMQACCDIAFSYAHIRKQFDTRIGEFQLIQGKMADMYTTLSACRTYLYNVAKACDNRKVSRKDCAGVILYTAEKATQMALDAIQILGGNGYINDYPTGRLLRDAKLFEIGAGTSEIRRMIIGRCLNSEYS is encoded by the exons ATGTCTTTGAAGTTTTCCAATCTCTTTCGCAAAGCGTGTAGGATAAAGAAAACTGGGTTGAGAGAAGTTTCCCAGTATTATCCTATAGATGAACATATTTCTGGTCTCACAACCGAACAGATACAA TTGAGGGAGAGTATTTTTAATTTCGCTCAGAAAGAATTGGCTACAAAGGCTAATGAAATTGACAAAAACAACAAATTTGAGGAGTTGAGGTCGTTTTGGAGAAAACTAGGAGAGCTTGGTACATTAG GTATAACCGTAGATCCGGAATATGGAGGAACAGGCGGCAGCTATACTGACCATGTGGTAATTATGGAGGAGTTATCCAGAGCTTGTCCAGCTATTGGCTTGAGTTATGGAGCACATTCTAACTTATGCGTAAATCAAATCCATAGGAACggaactcaaaaacaaaaagaaaaatatttaccGAAG CTTTGTACGGGAGAGCATATAGGTGCTTTGGCGATGTCAGAACCTGGAGCAGGATCAGATGTTGTCTCGATGAAAACAAGGGCAGAAAAATCTGGAGACTATTACGTTTTGAATGGAAATAAGTTCTGGATAACCAATGGACCCGACGCTGATGTTTTAGTG GTATATGCGAAAACCAACCCAAACGCCACAAAAACCCAGCATGGAATATCCGCCTTCATTGTGGAAAAAGGAATGCCTGGCTTCACCACTGGACCGAAATTAGATAAATTGGGCCACAGGGGATCCAATACCTGCGAACTCATTTTTGAAAACTGCAAAGTCCCTCGTCAGAACCTTCTTGGTATAGAAAATAAGGGAGTTTACGTTCTTATGAGCGGGCTGGATTTGGAGAGATTGGTGTTGGCAGGAGGACCTGTCGGCATTATGCAAGCATGCTGTGATATCGCATTCTCTTATGCGCATATCAGGAAACAGTTCGATACGAGGATTGGGGAGTTTCAACTGATCCAA GGTAAAATGGCAGATATGTACACTACATTAAGTGCCTGTAGGACTTACTTATACAACGTAGCCAAAGCATGTGATAATCGAAAAGTTAGCAGGAAAGACTGTGCTGGTGTTATTTTATACACGGCGGAAAAAGCAACCCAAATGGCACTAGATGCCATTCAAATATTAG GTGGTAATGGATATATCAATGACTACCCAACAGGACGTTTATTGAGAGATGCTAAATTATTCGAGATAGGTGCTGGAACTTCTGAAATAAGAAGAATGATAATTGGCCGATGTTTGAATTCTGAGTATTCCTAA
- the LOC123310804 gene encoding PDZ and LIM domain protein Zasp isoform X3, whose amino-acid sequence MGKVHEFLVTLRRNSPTEQWGFSLVGGADVQTPLIVTRVGFGSPADGVLQRGDIISKVGNYDARDIRHQDAQNLFKNSGNNIRVVVQRDTSVKHPTSTGSSRTSSHNYSPLSVSPHLSPRGTSSTYSPGGSALTPYYSSPLPPIDDNYFDVLDYTPGSHKRTEDGEIHVTKQVANSVLDRLSTGDPNKQIVHKQFNSPLPLYSEPNVVDTIRKQTGVSPIKKSVKFNPAESETYKAIQEEQLGQEVHELKPAPTKVYTPQAKKSTTVNQHPPYANSIGQDDVIHQSGSFRRLMMSVLPETSY is encoded by the exons ATGGGCAAAGTTCATGAGTTTCTTGTGACTTTGAGAAGGAATTCGCCTACGGAACAGTGGGGATTTAGTCTGGTTGGGGGTGCGGATGTCCAAACTCCTCTTATAGTGACAAGG GTCGGATTCGGTTCACCAGCCGATGGAGTTCTTCAAAGGGGAGATATCATCAGTAAAGTAGGAAACTATGATGCCAGAGATATAAGGCACCAGGACGCACAAAATCTCTTCAAGAATTCTGGGAATAACATTAGAGTTGTAGTACAAAG AGACACTTCCGTCAAACATCCCACAAGCACAGGATCGTCACGAACCAGTTCCCATAACTACAGTCCACTTTCCGTATCACCGCATTTATCCCCAAGGGGCACTTCATCCACATACAGTCCTGGGGGCTCAGCACTGACGCCTTATTATTCCTCACCCCTTCCGCCAATAGACGACAACTATTTCGACGTCTTAGATTACACCCCTGGGTCACATAAACGAACTGAAGATGGCGAGATACACGTAACGAAACAG GTGGCGAATTCAGTTTTGGACAGGCTGTCGACAGGGGACCCAAATAAACAA ATCGTTCACAAGCAATTCAATTCACCTCTACCCTTATATAGCGAACCAAATGTTGTCGATACGATCAGGAAACAAACTGGGGTTTCCCC gatTAAAAAATCGGTTAAATTTAACCCTGCAGAAAGTGAAACTTACAAAGCCATACAAGAAGAGCAATTAGGGCAGGAAGTGCACGAATTGAAACCTGCCCCAACGAAGGTTTACACCCCTCAAGCAAAG AAGTCGACCACTGTGAACCAGCATCCTCCCTATGCCAACTCTATTGGACAGGATGACGTAATTCACCAAAGTGGATCTTTTAGAAGACTCATGATGAGCGTATTACCCGAAACAAGCTACTAA
- the LOC123310804 gene encoding PDZ and LIM domain protein 3 isoform X1 has protein sequence MGKVHEFLVTLRRNSPTEQWGFSLVGGADVQTPLIVTRVGFGSPADGVLQRGDIISKVGNYDARDIRHQDAQNLFKNSGNNIRVVVQRDTSVKHPTSTGSSRTSSHNYSPLSVSPHLSPRGTSSTYSPGGSALTPYYSSPLPPIDDNYFDVLDYTPGSHKRTEDGEIHVTKQPYRTTPLVLPGAKVKREPGPTESYLRHHPNPAVRAAPHHLDGELLLKQKVANSVLDRLSTGDPNKQIVHKQFNSPLPLYSEPNVVDTIRKQTGVSPIKKSVKFNPAESETYKAIQEEQLGQEVHELKPAPTKVYTPQAKKSTTVNQHPPYANSIGQDDVIHQSGSFRRLMMSVLPETSY, from the exons ATGGGCAAAGTTCATGAGTTTCTTGTGACTTTGAGAAGGAATTCGCCTACGGAACAGTGGGGATTTAGTCTGGTTGGGGGTGCGGATGTCCAAACTCCTCTTATAGTGACAAGG GTCGGATTCGGTTCACCAGCCGATGGAGTTCTTCAAAGGGGAGATATCATCAGTAAAGTAGGAAACTATGATGCCAGAGATATAAGGCACCAGGACGCACAAAATCTCTTCAAGAATTCTGGGAATAACATTAGAGTTGTAGTACAAAG AGACACTTCCGTCAAACATCCCACAAGCACAGGATCGTCACGAACCAGTTCCCATAACTACAGTCCACTTTCCGTATCACCGCATTTATCCCCAAGGGGCACTTCATCCACATACAGTCCTGGGGGCTCAGCACTGACGCCTTATTATTCCTCACCCCTTCCGCCAATAGACGACAACTATTTCGACGTCTTAGATTACACCCCTGGGTCACATAAACGAACTGAAGATGGCGAGATACACGTAACGAAACAG CCATATCGTACAACACCTTTAGTCCTTCCAGGTGCAAAGGTGAAGCGGGAACCAGGACCTACTGAAAGTTATTTACGTCACCATCCTAATCCTGCTGTTAGAGCAGCACCCCATCATTTAGACGGTGAACTTTTACTGAAACAGAAG GTGGCGAATTCAGTTTTGGACAGGCTGTCGACAGGGGACCCAAATAAACAA ATCGTTCACAAGCAATTCAATTCACCTCTACCCTTATATAGCGAACCAAATGTTGTCGATACGATCAGGAAACAAACTGGGGTTTCCCC gatTAAAAAATCGGTTAAATTTAACCCTGCAGAAAGTGAAACTTACAAAGCCATACAAGAAGAGCAATTAGGGCAGGAAGTGCACGAATTGAAACCTGCCCCAACGAAGGTTTACACCCCTCAAGCAAAG AAGTCGACCACTGTGAACCAGCATCCTCCCTATGCCAACTCTATTGGACAGGATGACGTAATTCACCAAAGTGGATCTTTTAGAAGACTCATGATGAGCGTATTACCCGAAACAAGCTACTAA
- the LOC123310804 gene encoding PDZ and LIM domain protein 3 isoform X2 — MGKVHEFLVTLRRNSPTEQWGFSLVGGADVQTPLIVTRVGFGSPADGVLQRGDIISKVGNYDARDIRHQDAQNLFKNSGNNIRVVVQRDTSVKHPTSTGSSRTSSHNYSPLSVSPHLSPRGTSSTYSPGGSALTPYYSSPLPPIDDNYFDVLDYTPGSHKRTEDGEIHVTKQPYRTTPLVLPGAKVKREPGPTESYLRHHPNPAVRAAPHHLDGELLLKQKVANSVLDRLSTGDPNKQIVHKQFNSPLPLYSEPNVVDTIRKQTGVSPIKKSVKFNPAESETYKAIQEEQLGQEVHELKPAPTKVYTPQAKVNSSQMLPSQLLQPTSFPA, encoded by the exons ATGGGCAAAGTTCATGAGTTTCTTGTGACTTTGAGAAGGAATTCGCCTACGGAACAGTGGGGATTTAGTCTGGTTGGGGGTGCGGATGTCCAAACTCCTCTTATAGTGACAAGG GTCGGATTCGGTTCACCAGCCGATGGAGTTCTTCAAAGGGGAGATATCATCAGTAAAGTAGGAAACTATGATGCCAGAGATATAAGGCACCAGGACGCACAAAATCTCTTCAAGAATTCTGGGAATAACATTAGAGTTGTAGTACAAAG AGACACTTCCGTCAAACATCCCACAAGCACAGGATCGTCACGAACCAGTTCCCATAACTACAGTCCACTTTCCGTATCACCGCATTTATCCCCAAGGGGCACTTCATCCACATACAGTCCTGGGGGCTCAGCACTGACGCCTTATTATTCCTCACCCCTTCCGCCAATAGACGACAACTATTTCGACGTCTTAGATTACACCCCTGGGTCACATAAACGAACTGAAGATGGCGAGATACACGTAACGAAACAG CCATATCGTACAACACCTTTAGTCCTTCCAGGTGCAAAGGTGAAGCGGGAACCAGGACCTACTGAAAGTTATTTACGTCACCATCCTAATCCTGCTGTTAGAGCAGCACCCCATCATTTAGACGGTGAACTTTTACTGAAACAGAAG GTGGCGAATTCAGTTTTGGACAGGCTGTCGACAGGGGACCCAAATAAACAA ATCGTTCACAAGCAATTCAATTCACCTCTACCCTTATATAGCGAACCAAATGTTGTCGATACGATCAGGAAACAAACTGGGGTTTCCCC gatTAAAAAATCGGTTAAATTTAACCCTGCAGAAAGTGAAACTTACAAAGCCATACAAGAAGAGCAATTAGGGCAGGAAGTGCACGAATTGAAACCTGCCCCAACGAAGGTTTACACCCCTCAAGCAAAGGTAAATTCTTCACAGATGCTTCCCTCTCAGTTACTACAACCAACGAGCTTTCCTGCTTAA
- the LOC123310825 gene encoding uncharacterized protein LOC123310825, which yields MDLRKRTISRISFTKALRSLNALMDQEKSSTVEIKSAFEGLERRHQELEEISKKILEEMFIAEDIEDEDLEKTSEENLRYESQFLTARCMFEERMASIQEKAQSVSSSGNSTSRARCNLPKVELAKFSGDIREWLKFWSLFSKIHEDTGLRDEDKFQYLMQSMVPGSRAADLVNSYPPVGENYQKAIKGLTKRFGREDLQIEVYVRELLQLVLENAVAKKKVILASLYDRIESYIRALETLGVTTDKCAAMLYPLVESSLPEDLLRVWQRSNSAAENGNVGKASNVSKTRLDGLIRFLESEVQNELRISMAVKGFDIGGKPERERKAEKNLPSARNLLASVVKEDKCVFCEKTNHMSEQCFKAEKMPLSEKQEAAKIKRVCFGCLKSGHLKKHCRSKLKCSKCGKRHVDIMCPGRRSRPSSRSDSESSVSAVNIPKECALASSAEIPATFMQTLRVRVRNEVKDVVVRALIDTGSQNSYVLSKLAEKLDYKPHGQQDMVHLLFGGSKSDVATHQKFQVRVGNLDGTYWCNFEALGDKVICSNVPCVKRGAWLEELKKRDVIMSDVDSEEECVSILIGADIAGKLLTGRLHQTESGLTAVETHLGWTLMGKMPPKENAENKENLAVLSISMLTKDVDIKDLWSLDVIGIDDPIDHKSRKDHNIQVEQNFKESIAKNPEGRYEVKLPWLDYHPELKDNKSMAMQRLEKMVKKLREMQKFQEYDGIFREWLHEGIIEQVPAQEMDNWGVYLPHRPVFKEEATTKTRPIFDASAGSPSLNSCLEKGPNLIEEVVDILLRFREGKIGVISDIKKAFLQISIDPVDRDFLRFLWYDAQGNLIMFRHCRVVFGVCSSPFMLGATISLHLENYLKSIESERGIFVSEYFYISKLKRSFYVDNCVASVDNFEQLADFKYKAKAVMETGLFDLRGWEYTHDNLNNVCGVLGLKWDKENDTLALNVSNIEKVAVDKITKRVILSVAHRIFDPLGFVCPISLGPKILLQEAWAAKIGWDEEVNESIKKRFLVWIKELTKLSEVKIPRCMLGVKQSETDVEVSLHTFVDASKLAYAVVIFLRIQKGWDVQLRFVQAKTKVTPAKKGDTGNSISIPRLELLAATIGARLTRHILNAMDFKIDKVFYWSDSSTVITWINREDNWSVFVANRVKEIRNISEVKQWRHIPGNMNPADLPSRGCTVDQLLESRWWEGPDWLKKNEESWPNFPDQNIDETEVLSELKRSKIQNSALIALASSDRENINVKNVKEDKQIRTRSGRISKEPRRLDL from the coding sequence atggATCTAAGGAAGAGGACGATCAGTCGCATCTCCTTCACGAAGGCACTCAGATCCCTGAACGCCTTGATGGATCAAGAAAAATCAAGTACGGTGGAGATTAAATCGGCCTTTGAAGGACTAGAGAGAAGACACCAGGAGCTTGAAGAAATTTCCAAGAAGATCCTAGAAGAAATGTTCATCGCTGAAGATATTGAGGATGAAGATTTAGAAAAGACTTCCGAGGAAAACTTAAGGTACGAGAGCCAATTCTTGACAGCGAGATGCATGTTCGAAGAAAGGATGGCTTCGATTCAAGAAAAGGCTCAAAGTGTCAGCAGCAGTGGAAATTCTACGTCCAGAGCGAGGTGCAATCTTCCAAAAGTGGAACTGGCCAAATTCAGCGGAGATATTCGTGAGTGGCTGAAATTTTGGAGTCTTTTCAGCAAGATTCACGAGGACACTGGACTACGCGATGAGGACAAGTTCCAGTATCTGATGCAGTCAATGGTACCAGGATCCAGAGCAGCAGATCTAGTGAATAGTTACCCTCCGGTAGGGGAAAACTATCAAAAGGCCATCAAAGGTCTGACAAAACGTTTCGGGCGCGAGGATTTGCAAATTGAGGTGTATGTGAGAGAGCTATTGCAATTGGTTCTGGAAAATGCCGTAGCGAAGAAAAAAGTGATCCTCGCTTCGCTTTATGACAGAATCGAGTCATATATTCGGGCGTTAGAAACTCTAGGCGTTACGACAGATAAGTGTGCGGCTATGCTTTATCCGTTGGTTGAATCCTCGTTACCAGAAGACTTATTACGAGTGTGGCAGCGGTCTAACAGTGCAGCTGAAAATGGTAACGTTGGAAAGGCGTCGAATGTGTCAAAAACGCGACTCGATGGACTTATAAGATTCTTGGAATCCGAGGTTCAAAACGAACTGAGAATCTCTATGGCCGTAAAGGGATTCGACATAGGCGGTAAACCGGAACGGGAGCGAAAAGCAGAAAAGAACTTGCCGAGTGCGCGGAATCTGCTTGCTTCGGTAGTGAAAGAGGACAAGtgtgttttttgtgaaaaaacgaACCACATGAGTGAACAGTGCTTCAAAGCGGAAAAAATGCCGCTATCGGAAAAACAAGAAGCGGCAAAAATTAAGCGCGTTTGTTTCGGTTGCTTGAAAAGCGGACATTTAAAGAAGCATTGTAGATCGAAattgaaatgttcaaaatgcGGCAAGAGACACGTGGACATAATGTGCCCGGGACGAAGAAGTCGTCCGAGTTCGCGGTCCGATTCAGAAAGCTCGGTAAGTGCAGTCAACATTCCGAAAGAATGCGCTTTAGCTTCATCGGCCGAAATTCCCGCGACTTTCATGCAGACTCTAAGGGTGCGAGTGCGAAATGAAGTGAAGGATGTTGTCGTTCGTGCGTTGATCGACACCGGGTCGCAAAACTCGTATGTGTTGAGTAAACTTGCtgaaaaattggattataaACCGCATGGACAGCAAGATATGGTGCATTTACTTTTCGGCGGAAGTAAATCGGATGTCGCGACGCACCAGAAGTTCCAAGTGCGTGTCGGGAATCTCGATGGAACATACTGGTGCAATTTTGAAGCGCTCGGCGATAAAGTGATTTGCTCGAATGTACCATGTGTAAAAAGAGGTGCGTGGTTGGAAGAGCTGAAAAAACGGGACGTTATAATGAGCGATGTCGATAGTGAAGAAGAGTGCGTATCCATCCTCATTGGCGCCGATATAGCGGGAAAGTTGCTGACAGGGCGGTTACACCAAACAGAAAGTGGATTAACAGCGGTAGAAACACATCTGGGATGGACATTGATGGGTAAAATGCCGCCAAAGGAGAAcgctgaaaataaagaaaacttGGCCGTTTTGTCTATCTCCATGTTGACAAAAGATGTGGATATAAAAGATTTATGGTCATTAGATGTTATAGGAATAGACGATCCTATAGATCATAAATCACGTAAGGATCATAACATTCAAGTTGAGCAGAACTTCAAGGAATCTATTGCGAAAAACCCCGAAGGTCGTTATGAGGTAAAACTACCATGGCTGGATTATCACCCCGAGCTCAAGGACAACAAGAGCATGGCCATGCAacgattggaaaaaatggtcaaGAAACTACGAGAGATGCAGAAATTCCAGGAATATGATGGGATATTCCGAGAATGGCTCCACGAGGGGATAATAGAGCAGGTACCAGCACAAGAAATGGACAACTGGGGTGTTTATTTGCCACATCGCCCGGTTTTCAAAGAAGAAGCTACAACAAAGACGAGGCCAATATTCGATGCGTCAGCAGGCAGCCCATCCCTAAATAGCTGTCTGGAAAAGGGACCGAATCTTATCGAAGAAGTCGTGGACATTTTATTGAGGTTTAGAGAAGGTAAAATTGGTGTGATTTCTGATATCAAAAAAGCGTTTCTTCAAATAAGTATTGATCCCGTAGATAGGGATTTTTTGAGATTTCTTTGGTATGACGCGCAGGGCAATCTGATAATGTTCAGACACTGTAGGGTAGTTTTTGGTGTTTGTAGCAGTCCATTTATGTTAGGGGCGACCATCAGTCTACAtttagaaaattatttgaaatcaattgaAAGTGAACGCGGTATATTTGTCTCTGAATACTTTTACATCTCGAAGCTCAAACGTAGTTTTTATGTGGATAATTGTGTAGCGAGTGTGGATAACTTCGAACAATTAGCTGACTTCAAATATAAAGCAAAAGCTGTGATGGAGACAGGTCTTTTTGATTTACGTGGATGGGAATATACTCATGACAATTTGAATAATGTTTGCGGAGTACTTGGCTTGAAATGGGATAAAGAGAACGACACGCTAGCGCTAAATGTTTCGAATATTGAGAAAGTCGCGGTTGACAAAATAACTAAAAGGGTAATTTTATCGGTAGCACATCGCATTTTCGATCCGCTAGGCTTTGTATGCCCGATATCACTCGGTCCCAAAATTTTGTTACAGGAAGCGTGGGCAGCTAAAATTGGTTGGGATGAAGAAGTGAACGAAAGTATTAAGAAACGTTTTTTGGTTTGGATCAAAGAATTAACAAAATTGTCGGAAGTAAAGATACCGCGTTGCATGTTAGGCGTCAAGCAATCGGAAACGGACGTAGAAGTAAGTTTACATACCTTTGTCGATGCCAGCAAATTAGCATATGCTGTGGTAATTTTTTTAAGAATTCAAAAGGGTTGGGACGTGCAGCTTCGTTTTGTACAAGCAAAGACTAAAGTTACGCCTGCCAAAAAAGGTGACACGGGTAATTCTATAAGTATACCACGATTGGAATTATTAGCGGCAACGATCGGTGCAAGACTAACTAGGCATATTTTGAACGCCATGGATTTTAAAATAGATAAAGTATTTTACTGGTCAGACTCGTCAACGGTTATCACGTGGATCAATAGGGAAGATAATTGGAGCGTTTTTGTCGCGAATCGGGTCaaagaaataagaaatatttcggAAGTTAAGCAATGGCGGCATATTCCGGGCAATATGAATCCTGCTGACTTGCCATCACGAGGATGTACGGTTGATCAGTTATTAGAATCTCGGTGGTGGGAGGGTCCGGATTGGCTCAAAAAGAATGAAGAAAGTTGGCCTAATTTTCCCGATCAAAATATAGACGAAACAGAAGTACTGTCGGAATTGAAgagatcaaaaattcaaaattccgcCTTAATCGCATTAGCAAGCAGTGATAGGGAAAATATTAATGTAAAAAATGTCAAAGAAGACAAACAAATTAGAACTAGAAGCGGGCGTATTTCCAAAGAACCCAGACGCCTTGATTTGTGA
- the LOC123310805 gene encoding UPF0728 protein C10orf53 homolog encodes MSLIIYYGPYETNGLIKHKADRLHGLLSELSRLSFHIELIPTKHLERLTIEMRNREIFRCNIKYLKYNMDYEDDPMAQKIVAAVQEAHSRIYNESNIPRYFVNKWGMRGVQNIQRGLTPKDILAPSIELISEIRDPKEHRRRV; translated from the exons ATGTCTCTTATAATATATTACGGGCCTTATGAGACAAATGGTTTGATTAAGCATAAGGCTGATAGGCTTCATGGGCTATTAA GCGAATTAAGCAGGCTCAGTTTCCACATCGAATTAATCCCAACGAAGCATCTCGAACGTCTCACAATAGAAATGAGAAATCGGGAGATCTTCAGATGTAACATAAAGTACCTCAAATACAATATGGATTACGAGGATGATCCTATGGCCCAAAAAATTGTAGCCGCGGTCCAAGAGGCCCATTCGCGAATCTACAACGAATCCAACATTCCAAGGTATTTCGTCAACAAATGGGGAATGAGGGGAGTCCAGAACATCCAGAGAGGACTCACTCCGAAGGATATATTAGCACCCAGTATTGAGCTGATCAGTGAAATACGCGATCCAAAGGAACACCGACGAAGAGTGTGA